In Phacochoerus africanus isolate WHEZ1 chromosome 2, ROS_Pafr_v1, whole genome shotgun sequence, one DNA window encodes the following:
- the LOC125121392 gene encoding olfactory receptor 1J4-like produces the protein MRRENQSSMSKFQLLGIPIEPEQQGLYFALFLGMYLTTVLGNLLIILLIRLDPHLHTPMYFFLSHLALTDVSFSSVTVPKMLMNMQTQDQPIPYAGCLTQTYFFIFFGCTDNFLLVVMAYDRYVAICHPLRYTIIMREELCLCLLAGSWLLSCAYALTHTLLLAQLSFCANNIIPHFFCDLDALLKLSCSDTSLSELVIFTAGAAVVIFPLSGILVSYGRIGFSLLRVRSTKRLCKALSTCGSHLSVVSLFYGTMMAVYLSSSSGQSQDRDIIASMMYTVVTPMLNPFIYSLRNRDMTLALGILFRNIHIFVK, from the coding sequence ATGAGGAGAGAGAACCAGAGCAGCATGTCCAAGTTCCAACTCCTGGGGATCCCCATTgagccagagcagcagggctTGTACTTTGCCCtattcctgggcatgtacctgaccacaGTGCTGGGAAACCTactcatcatcctgctcatcaggctggaccctcacctccacacccccatgtacttctttctcagccacctggccctcacagatgtctccttttcatctgtcactgtccctaagatgctgatgaacatgcagactcAGGATCAACCCATTCCCTATGCAGGGTGTTTAACACAaacatactttttcatattttttggctgcacagaTAACTTTCTTCTTGtagtgatggcctatgacaggtatgTGGCCATTTGTCACCCTCTACGTTACACAATCATTATGAGGgaggagctgtgtctgtgtctgttggCTGGATCCTGGCTCCTCTCCTGTGCCTATGCCCTGACCCACACTCTTCTTCTGGCTCAACTGTCCTTCTGTGCTAACAACATCATCCcccatttcttctgtgaccttgaTGCCCTGCTTAAGCTGTCCTGCTCAGACACCTCTCTCAGTGAGCTGGTCATATTCACTGCAGGGGCAGCAGttgtcatttttccattgagtggcATCCTGGTCTCTTATGGCCGTATTGGGTTCTCCCTCCTGAGGGTCCGCTCTACTAAAAGGCTCTGCAAAGCCTTGTCCACatgtggctcccacctctctgtggtgtctctgtTCTATGGAACAATGATGGCAGTGTACCTTTCCTCCTCATCAGGCCAGTCCCAGGACAGAGACATCATTGCTTCCAtgatgtacacagtggtcacccccatgctgaaccctttcatctacagcctgaggaacagagaCATGACATTGGCTCTAGGGATTCTTTTCAGAAATATCCACATTTTTGTCAAGTGA